GGCCATGGGGTGGCCCGTACTGGGGGTGTGGGGCAAAAGAAGGCGCCTGAGTTGGTTGCCTTTCCCGTCCAAATTGGCCGGCCACTTGGGGTTGCCCCTCATTTTCAAGATCCACCATCCAGTTGTTCAAACGGCCCAGTATGTCCCCATGATTTGGGATGGCGAACATCTTCATGACCACAGCAATTGAAGCCACGCATGCATTGTGATCAGGTTCCGGCACTTTTTTCAGAAGGGGCGCCAATCCGCGAAGCATTTTCTCCTCCACTCCGTCACTCCGCCTCTGTGCCAGAAAATCAATGACGCGTGCGTCAATAACCtcccgactctctggcacagaggtggagggagggacttggcgggGGCGTCTTCGGTGCGGCTGCCTGACACGGGGTGgactgggctgttgttggtgctggCCCTGTGACGATTCCTCCGGGTCCTCTGCTGGCGTCGGTTCGGGACTAATTGCAGGGGAAAAAACAGCTGGGGTTTCACTCCCATCAGAAGACGACTCCCCAGAGGGTTCCAGACTGTCCGCAGTActgtttttcaaagacatgtaaaaactCAATTAGATATCTCTTTTTAAATTTAACagaaaataaacagtgatattAGGTGTGATCAGCTgtatacagacactatatataTGGAGTGGCTCGAAACAACATAATGTAAGAGAATACGCAATAAACACATGCATCTATGTGAACAGTGCAATTCCAAATGTATTTACAATATATAGGGCAAGATGGGTCACAACTGGTAAAGCGCAAATGGTAATGTAATGGTAAAACATGGTTTGATGGTTGAAGCAGTCCAGCGAAAGAAGAGGAATACTCATTCCAGGCACCAAACCAGTGCGGATATTGACGCCATCTCACCAGTATGTGGCCTGCTTCAACCATACCAACATACAAGACGTAGGGTCTAACTGGTCGAACTTATTTTCCAGCAAAATAATAACATGTACtgggccacaaatgtgcatgatgAGAGCAGTCATTCTGAGACGGGTGGTCAAGCCTAGAAGGAACATCATTGGATTCTGGGTTTTTTTCATTGTACACAAACAAACCAAGGAATCAATGTTGGTCCTGGTGCCATACATTGAAAGCAATGTGAATGACGTGGCCAATACCAAATGGGGATCAAATTCCGACATGTCAGTAAAAAAAGGAATctatatgggaactataaaagcaCCCGCTAATGTCAAAACTGATATACTAATCTGGACTTGCATTAAAATGGGAGACATGCACCTTTTGAGGTATAAATGACCTATCCCTATGAAAAGTCCCAAAGATTATTGTGGTATAAGACCAACAGGAGGCAAACACGCAGAACATCTGTATGATGAGATAATGCGTGCGGAGCGCACGTGGCTTGTCGTTTGTGAAATCCTTTCAATATTAAAAACATCTATGTTCTGGGACCTGCCCAAAATTGATGCAGCAGGAACCAAACAGAGAGGGGGGGTGCTATATGCGCActacacgtgtcgtctcatcatacaaCTCAGCAGCGGGTTTGAATGGGGGCAACCTTTCACATAAAGTGATGGACACAACCAACCCCAGGCATGTGCAAACTGATGCCCACCATCTGATGCACAacgacaactccaagcaggactggttaacttacagctagggatgagcgaactcgaactgtatagttcgggttcgtaccgaattttggggtgtccgtgacacggacccgaacattttcgtaaaagtccgggttcgggttcggtgttcgtcgctttcttggcgcttttgtgacgctttcttggcgctttttgaaaggctgcaaagcagccaatcaacaagcgtcatactacttgccccaagaggccgtcacagccatgcctactattggcatggctgtgattggccagagcaccatgtgacccagcctctatttaagctggagtcacatagcgccgcccgtcactctgctctgattagcgtagggagaggttgcggatgcgacagtagggcgagattaggcagattaactcctccaaaggacttcacttgattaatcgatcgatctgcagctgtgcatcattgagctgctgaaattcaaatgctcactcactgtttttaggctgcccagaccgtttgtcagtcacttttttctggggtgatcggcggccattttgtgtcttgtgcggtgctgcgaccaagtgcatccaagctgcgaccaagtgcatttaaccctcaatggtgtggttgttttttggctaaagcctacatcagggtgaagctgtcacaccaagtgcatttaaccagcaatagtctgttcatttttttggccatatactaaatcaggggcaagctgcgcctgtcaccaagtgcatttaaccctcaatggtgtggttgttttttggctaaagcctacatcagggtgaagctgtcacaccaagtgcatttaaccagcaatagtctgttcattttttggccatatactacatcaggggcaagctgcgcccgtcaccaagtgcatttaaccctcagtagtgtggtgcgtcaagctgtgacaccaagtgcatttaaccagcaatagtctgttcattttttggccatatactaaatcaggggcaagctgcgcccgtcaccaagtgcatttaaccagcaatagtgtggttattttttggccatatcccagtctaattctgtcactaaatccataccggtcacccagcgcctaaatactaggcctcaaatttatatcccgctaaatctctcgttaccgctgtcctgttgtggctgggaaagttatttagtgtccgtcaaagcacattttttgttctgggttgaagtacaattcccaatttagcaatttcataatttagtggttcctgctatatcagagctatttgaaatctatccctaaaagggtatataatattcaaggtgcacattgggtcattcagaataacttcacacacacccgctactgtgtatttccaagtctaattctgtcactaaacccatacctgtcacccagcgcctaaatactaggcctcaaatttatatcctgctaaatctctcgttaacgctgtcctgttgtggctgggaaagttatttagtgtccgtcaaagcacattttttgttctgggttgaaatacaattcccaatttaacaatttcataatttagtggtttctgctatatcagagctatttgaaatctatccctaaaagggtatataatattcaaggtgcacattgggtcattcagaataacttcacacacacccgctactgtgtatttccaagtctaattctgtcactaaacccatacctgtcacccagcgcctaaatactaggcctcaaatttatatcctgctaaatctctcgttaccgctgtcctgttgtggctgggaaagttatttagtgtccgtcaaagcacattttttgttctgggttgaaatacaattcccaatttagcaatttcataatttagtggtttctgctatatcagagctatttgaaatctatccctaaaagggtatataatattcaaggtgcacattgggtcattcagaataacttcacacacacccgctactgtgtatttccaagtctaattctgtcactaaacccatacctgtcacccagcgcctaaatactaggcctcaaatttatatcctgctaaatctctcgttaacgctgtcctgttgtggctgggaaagttatttagtgtccgtcaaagcacattttttgttctgggtttaaatacaattcccaatttaacaatttcataatttagtggtttctgctatatcagagctatttgaaatctatccctaaaagggtatataatattcaaggtgcacattgggtcattcagaataacttcacacacacacgcttctgtgcatttccaagtctaattctgtcactaaatccataccggtcacccagcgcctaaatactaggcctcaaatttatatcccgctgaatttgaatacaatacattgggccaaataatatatttgttgttgtggtgaaccataacaatgagaaaaacatctagtaagggacgcggacgtggacatggtcgtggtggtgttagtggaccctctggtgctgggagaggacgtggccgttctgccacatccacacgtcctagtgtaccaactacctcaggtcccagtagccgccagaatttacagcgatatatggtggggcccaatgccgttctaaggatggtaaggcctgagcaggtacaggcattagtcaattgggtggccgacagtggatccagcacgttcacattatctcccacccagtcttctgcagaaagcgcacagatggcgcctgaaaaccaaccccatcagtctgtcacatcacccccatgcataccagggaaactgtctcagcctcaagttatgcagcagtctcttatgctgtttgaagactccgctggcagggtttcccaagggcatccacctagcccttccccagcggtgaaagacatagaatgcactgacgcacaaccacttatgtttcctgatgatgaggacatgggaataccacctcagcatgtctctgatgatgacgaaacacaggtgccaactgctgcgtctttctgcagcgtgcagactgaacaggaggtcagggatcaagactgggtggaagacgatgcaggggacgatgaggtcctagaccccacatggaatgaaggtcgtgccactgactttcacagttcggaggaagaggcagtggtgagaccgatccaacagcgtagcaaaagagggagcagtgggcaaaagcagaacacccgccgctaagagactccgcctgctactgaccgccgccatctgggaccgagcaccccaaaggcagcttcaaggagttccctggcatggcacttcttcaaacaatgtgctgacgacaagacccgagtggtttgcacgctgtgccatcagagcctgaagcgaggcattaacgttctgaacctgagcacaacctgcatgaccaggcacctgcatgcaaagcatgaactgcagtggagtaaacaccttaaaaccaaggaagtcactcaggctccccctgctacctcttctgctgctgccgcctcggcctcttctgctgctgccgcctcggcctcttcctccgcctctggaggaacgttggcacctgccgcccagcaaacaggggatgtaccaccaacaccaccaccacctccgtcaccaagcgtctcaaccatgtcacacggcagcgttcagctctccatctcacaaacatttgagagaaagcgtaaattcccacctagccaccctcgatccctggccctgaatgccagcatttctaaactactggcctatgaaatgctgtcatttaggctggtggacacagacagcttcaaacagctcatgtcgcttgctgtcccacagtatgttgttcccagccggcactacttctccaagagagccgtgccttccctgcacaaccaagtatccgataaaatcaagtgtgcactgcgcaacgccatctgtagcaaggtccacctaaccacagatacgtggaccagtaagcacggccagggacgctatatctccctaactgcacactgggtaaatgtagtggcagctgggccccaggcggagagctgtttggcgcacgtccttccgccgccaaggatcgcagggcaacattctttgcctcctgttgccacctcctccttctcggcttcctcctcctcttcttccacctgctcatccagtcagccacacaccttcaccaccaacttcagcacagcccggggtaaacgtcagcaggccattctgaaactcatatgtttgggggacaggccccacaccgcacaggagttgtggcggggtattgaacaacagaccgacgagtggttgctgccggtgagcctcaagcccggcctggtggtgtgtgataatgggcgaaatctcgttgcagctctgggactagccaatttgacgcacatcccttgcttggcgcatgtgctgaatttggtggtgcagaagttcattcacaactaccccgacatgtcagagctgctgcataaagtgcgggccgtctgttcgcgcttccggcgttcacatcctgctgctgctcgcctgtctgcgctacagcgtaacttcggccttcccgctcaccgcctcatatgcgacgtgcccaccaggtggaactctaccttgcacatgctggacagactgtgcgagcagcagcaggccatagtggagtttcagctgcagcacgcacgggtcagtcgcactacagaacagcaccacttcaccaccaatgactgggcctccatgcgagacctgtgtgccctgttgcgctgtttcgagtactccaccaacatggccagtggcgatgacatcgttatcagcgttacaataccacttctatgtctccttgagaaaacacttagggcgatgatggaagaggaggtggcccaggaggaggaggaggaggaggaggaggaagaggggtcatttttagcactttcaggccagtctcttcgaagtgactcagagggaggtttttggcaacagcagaggccaggtacaaatgtggccagccagggcccactactggaggacgaggaggacgaggatgaggaggaggtggaggaggatgaggatgaagcatggtcacagcggggtggcacccaacgcagctcgggtccatcactggtgcgtggctggggggaaaggcaggacgatgacgatacgcctcccacagaggacagcttgtccttacccctgggcagcctggcacacatgagcgactacatgctgcagtgcctgcgcaacgacagcagagttgcccacattttaacctgtgcggactactgggttgccaccctgctggatccacgctacaaagacaatgtgcccaccttacttcctgcactggagcgtgataggaagatgcgcgagtacaagcgcacgttggtagacgcgctactgagagcattcccaaatgtcacaggggaacaagtggaagcccaaggccaaggcagaggaggagcaagaggtcgccaaggcagctgtgtcacagccagctcctctgagggcagggttagcatggcagagatgtggaaaacttttgtcaacacgccacagctaactgcaccaccacctgatacgcaacgtgttagcaggaggcaacatttcactaacatggtggaacagtacgtgtgcacacccctccacgtactgactgatggttcggccccattcaacttctgggtctctaaattgtccacgtggccagagctagccttttatgccttggaggtgctggcctgcccggcagccagcgttttgtctgaacgtgtattcagcacggcagggggcgtcattacagacaaacgcagccgcctgtctacagccaatgtggacaagctgacgttcataaaaatgaaccaggcatggatcccacaggacctgtccgtcccttgtccagattagacattaactacctccccataaccatatattattggactccagggcacttcctcattcaatcctatttttattttcattttaccattatattgcgaggctacccaaagttgaatgaacctctcctctgcctgtgtgctaggcctaaatatatgccaatggactgttgcagtggtggctgacatgaagcctgattctctgctatgacatgcagactaattctctgctgacatgaagccagattgtctgttacgggacctctctcctctgcctgggtgctgggcctaaatttatgacaatggactgttgcagtggtggctgacgtgaagcctgattctctgctatgacatgcagactgattctctgctgacatgaagccagattgtctgttacgggacctctctgctctgcctgtgtgctaggcctaaatatatgccaatggactgttgcagtggtgggtgacgtgaagcctcattctctgctatgacatgcagactgattctctgctgacatgaagccagattgtctgttacgggacctctctgctctgcctgtgtgctaggcctaaatatatgccaatggactgttgcagtggtgggtgacgtgaagcctcattctctgccatgacatgcagactgattctctgctgtcatgaagccagattgtctgttacgggacctctctgctctgcctgtgtgctaggcctaaatatatgccaatggactgttgcagtggtgggtgacgtgaagcctcattctctgctatgacatgcagactgattctctgctgacatgaagccagattgtctgttacgggacctctctgctctgcctgtgtgctaggcctaaatatatgccaatggcatgttgcagtggtgggtgacgtgaagcctcattctctgctatgacatgcagactgattctctgctgacataaggccagatcgtctgttacgggacctctctgctctgcctgtgtgctaggcctaaatatatgccaatggactgttgcagtggtgggtgacgtgaagcctcattctctgctatgacatgcagactgattctctgctgacatgaagccagattgtctgttacgggacctctctgctctgcctgtgtgctaggcctaaatatatgccaatggactgttgcagtggtgggtgacgtgaagcctcattctctgctatgacatgcagactgattctctgctgtcatgaagccagattgtctgttacgggacctctctgctctgcctgtgtgctaggcctaaatatatgccaatggactgttgcagtggtgggtgacgtgaagcctcattctctgctatgacatgcagactgattctctgctgacatgaagccagatcgtctgttacgggacctctctgctctgcctgtgtgctaggcctaaatatatgccaatggactgttgcagtggtgggtgacgtgaagcctcattctctgctatgacatgcagactgattctctgctgacatgaagccagattgtctgttacgggacctctctgctctgcctgtgtgctaggcctaaatatatgccaatggactgttgcagtggtgggtgacgtgaagcctcattctctgctatgacatgcagactgattctctgctgtcatgaagccagattgtctgttacgggacctctctgctctgcctgtgtgctaggcctaaatatatgccaatggactgttgcagtggtgggtgacgtgaagcctcattctctgctatgacatgcagactgattctctgctgacatgaagccagattgtctgttacgggacctctctcctctgcctgtgtgctaggcctaaatatatgccaatggactgttgcagtggtggctgacgtgaagcctcattctctgctatgacatgcagactaattctctgctgacatgaagccagattgtctgttacgggacctctctcctctgcctgggtgctgggcctaaatttatgccaatggactgttgcagtggtggctgacgtgaagcctgattctctgctatgacatgcagactgattctctgctgacatgaagccagatcctctgttacgggacctctctcctctgcctgggtgctgggcctaaatttatgacaatggactgttgcagtggtggctgacgtgaagcctgattctctgctatgacatgcagactgattctctgctgacatgaagccagatcctctgttacgggacctctctcctctgcctgggtgctgggcctaaatttatgaaaatggactcttacagtggtgggtgacgtgaagcctgattctctgctatgacattaagactgattctctgctgacatgaagccagattgtctgttacgggacctctctcctctgcctgggtgtcggggcctaaatatctgagaatggactgttccagtggtgggtgacgggaagccagattctctgctatggaacctctctccaattgattttggttaatttttatttatttaatttttattttaattaatttccctatccacatttgtttgcaggggatttacctacatgttgctgccttttgcagccctctagccctttcctgggctgttttacagccgttttagtgccgaaaagttcgggtccccattgacttcaatggggttcgggttcgggacgaagttcggatcgggttcggatcccgaacccgaacatttccgggatgttcggccgaacttctcgaacccgaacatccaggtgttcgctcaactctacttacagcTATTCAGGCATGCTTGGCGTGTGCCTTCTAAAAATGTGGGATTGTGACATTTTGTACATGGCTGCCCCACAGAAAGTAGATGCCTTCAATAGTACAACAGAAATGAAGCCATTACTTTCGTGTACACATTAGCTGAGGCATACACAATTGAAAGATTAAGCACAATGAGAAATGGATCAACAAATCATAATTTACTTACAGCCTCAAGTCCATTACGGGTCTGAGAAACTGCAACTGGGCAGTGTAGATGTATGGCCTCTTCCGGGAGGGACCCTCTCCACTACGGCCCTTGCTGGAGACCTCTCGCCGaaattggtcccggcaactggcccagcgagttttggtttgtttcactgttcataatgaagcaaaaaaataaaaaaaaattacaaaggaTCCAAAGAAACcagcataaaatgacattttacaaAAAAGGGAGCAAATAGGGAATAACAAGGTACCAACAAAAAAGGACCGAataaacagcacatggtacagtccaGCAGGTGTCTGGATACTAATGCAGACGAACAAGATGGAGGAGACTAGTCGTGTAAGCCTTGTGGCCCTAACTTTTAAAAATAAAGTGTCGGTCACAACTCTAAGATGCTCAAATACAAGGACATGTGTCTGGGACAAAAAGGGCACAAACATGTGATTAGAAACATGAGAACTGTATGCTGgagcaaagggagggacagccatttaCACTTAGAAATGGTGTTGTATGGAATGTAATAGACGTCACTTTAACAAAGCATGTGCGGCCCTTTATGGCAAATGAAGCTGAACTGCACAAAAAACACTATTGGGAactcagggttaaaaacaaaatctgGTTGCCATCCAGTGGGCAcgcacagcacaactacattgctctcACTTACCTAAGTCAGCACGGCCTCTGCTATCAGCTTTGGCCCAATCGTTCTTTCGGAGGCTACgggccacctgctcccacgcagcaTCCTTTCTGGTCCGATCCAGATAGAGATTGCTGCGGGTATCCCATATTTcaggcctctcctggaccagggtgATGAGCTTTTCCACATTCCACCTAGGCATTTTCTCAGTGAAAAAttaatgg
The genomic region above belongs to Bufo gargarizans isolate SCDJY-AF-19 chromosome 4, ASM1485885v1, whole genome shotgun sequence and contains:
- the KCNMB2 gene encoding calcium-activated potassium channel subunit beta-2 isoform X1; translation: MPRWNVEKLITLVQERPEIWDTRSNLYLDRTRKDAAWEQVARSLRKNDWAKADSRGRADLVKQTKTRWASCRDQFRREVSSKGRSGEGPSRKRPYIYTAQLQFLRPVMDLRLTADSLEPSGESSSDGSETPAVFSPAISPEPTPAEDPEESSQGQHQQQPSPPRVRQPHRRRPRQVPPSTSVPESREVIDARVIDFLAQRRSDGVEEKMLRGLAPLLKKVPEPDHNACVASIAVVMKMFAIPNHGDILGRLNNWMVDLENEGQPQVAGQFGRERQPTQAPSFAPHPQYGPPHGHMQGAAQGIFQGSLPTVPQQQAQGRPRSSFPAGSFTQDLFEL
- the KCNMB2 gene encoding calcium-activated potassium channel subunit beta-2 isoform X3, translated to MDLRLTADSLEPSGESSSDGSETPAVFSPAISPEPTPAEDPEESSQGQHQQQPSPPRVRQPHRRRPRQVPPSTSVPESREVIDARVIDFLAQRRSDGVEEKMLRGLAPLLKKVPEPDHNACVASIAVVMKMFAIPNHGDILGRLNNWMVDLENEGQPQVAGQFGRERQPTQAPSFAPHPQYGPPHGHMQGAAQGIFQGSLPTVPQQQAQGRPRSSFPAGSFTQDLFEL